A genomic window from Acinetobacter chinensis includes:
- a CDS encoding NAD(P)/FAD-dependent oxidoreductase, with protein MHPIVIIGSGMAGYTVAREFRKLNPEQELVMISADDAVNYAKPTLSNALVGNKAPDQIALGDAAKMSAQLNMRIETLTEVTALQSEQHQIILKKDGTETAQPYSQLILAVGANPVRLAIAGDGSDDIHVVNNLNDYKTFRENLSLRNDKRVVILGAGLIGCEFANDLQNTGHKVTVIDLAPQPLGRLLPAHVATAFKENLEETGIRFVLGTTVEKISRVEHGDYQVVLANGQSLTADIVLSAIGLQPQLALAKSAGIETSRGILTNLQLNTSHADIFAVGDCAEVNGLLLPYVMPIMQQARALAKTLNGESTAVHYPAMPVAVKTPAAPLTVLPAPPDVDVTWETEELDDGMIARALDSDATLRGFVLLGPTAGKQRLTLTKLVPDLIPVTV; from the coding sequence ATGCATCCTATCGTCATCATTGGTTCAGGCATGGCGGGTTATACCGTAGCGCGTGAGTTCCGTAAACTCAATCCTGAGCAGGAACTGGTCATGATTTCTGCAGATGATGCGGTAAACTATGCAAAACCGACTCTTTCCAACGCACTGGTTGGAAATAAGGCACCTGATCAGATTGCTCTGGGTGATGCAGCTAAAATGTCAGCTCAGCTGAATATGCGCATTGAAACTCTGACAGAAGTAACTGCACTTCAGTCTGAACAGCATCAGATTATTCTCAAAAAAGATGGCACAGAAACCGCACAGCCATATTCTCAACTGATTCTTGCTGTGGGTGCAAATCCTGTGCGCCTAGCCATTGCAGGCGACGGCAGTGATGATATTCATGTCGTTAACAATCTGAATGACTATAAAACTTTCCGTGAAAATCTGTCCCTCAGAAATGACAAACGTGTTGTGATTCTGGGTGCCGGTCTGATTGGTTGCGAATTTGCAAACGATTTACAGAATACCGGACACAAAGTCACGGTCATTGATCTGGCTCCACAGCCTTTGGGCCGTCTGCTGCCTGCTCACGTGGCTACAGCATTTAAAGAAAATCTGGAAGAAACCGGTATCCGTTTCGTACTGGGGACAACCGTTGAAAAAATTTCCCGTGTAGAACATGGTGATTATCAGGTCGTTCTTGCCAATGGTCAGTCCTTAACTGCAGATATTGTTCTTTCTGCAATTGGTTTACAGCCACAGCTTGCTCTGGCTAAATCTGCGGGCATTGAAACCAGCCGCGGCATTCTGACCAACTTACAGTTAAACACCAGTCATGCAGATATCTTTGCTGTCGGTGACTGTGCTGAAGTCAACGGATTGTTGTTGCCTTATGTCATGCCAATCATGCAACAGGCGCGGGCACTTGCAAAAACCCTGAATGGTGAATCCACCGCAGTACACTACCCTGCAATGCCTGTCGCTGTTAAGACACCTGCGGCACCTCTGACCGTACTGCCTGCTCCTCCAGATGTTGACGTTACCTGGGAAACTGAGGAACTGGATGACGGTATGATTGCCCGTGCCCTGGATTCAGATGCAACATTGCGTGGCTTTGTATTACTTGGACCGACTGCCGGCAAACAGCGTCTGACACTGACAAAACTTGTGCCGGACTTGATTCCTGTCACAGTTTAA
- the rubA gene encoding rubredoxin RubA, with the protein MKKYQCIVCGWIYDEAEGWPQDGITAGTKWEDIPDDWTCPDCGVSKADFEMVEI; encoded by the coding sequence ATGAAAAAATATCAATGCATCGTTTGTGGATGGATTTATGACGAAGCAGAAGGCTGGCCTCAGGACGGCATTACAGCGGGTACAAAATGGGAAGATATTCCTGATGACTGGACATGCCCAGACTGTGGTGTATCCAAAGCTGACTTTGAAATGGTAGAAATCTGA